CCCAATGTCGACCGCGTCGGCTTAGTCATGGATATCTCTCGCATTCTTGCGGAACGACATATCAACATTCTTTCCATGGAAGTCGATCTACGTGTCATTTTCCTGGAAGTTCAGCCTCTATCCCACCATGCCGCGCGGGAACTAGCCGAATGTCTTTTGACCGTTCCCGGCATTCTTGATGTCGAAATGATCGACCTAATGCCTCACCAAGAACGTTCGCAGCAAATCCAGGCCATGCTGACCTCCGTGCAAGACGGCATTATCGCCGTTGACCGTTACGGACGCATTACCCAATGCAATCCAGCTGCGGAAAAGCTGCTCCACTGTCCTGCCGAAGAAATTCTAGGCAAGTGGCTGGAAGATATTTTTCCGCCATCCTCCCCGCTGCGCCGCACGCTGGAAAGCGGCAAGAGTTATCACAATGAAGAATTGTTTTTTGAAAAAGTTGCCGGCCATTGTCTTGCTACCAGCACCCCTCTTTTAGATGCCGCCGGTTTTGTCAGCGGCGCCATGGTTGTACTGCGGGACATTCGGGATGTCCAAGAGCTTGTTCATCGCTTGACAGGGCCCTCGCCCTTCACCTTCGCAGAGATCATTTTCACCAGCACCGCCATGCAGGAAGTAGTCTCCCAAGCCCAAACCTACGCCCGCAGTGATTCTACCGTTTTAATCCGCGGCGAAACCGGCACCGGCAAGGAGCTAATCGCCCGCGCCCTTCATGCTGCATCGCCGCGCAACGCCAAAGCCTTCCTGCCAGTCAACTGCGCAGCCATTCCTGATGCACTCTTGGAAAGTGAGCTCTTCGGCTATGAAGAAGGCTCTTTCACAGGCGCCGTCAAAGGAGGCAAAGCAGGACTTTTTGAACTAGCCCAGGGAGGCACTCTGTTTTTGGATGAAATCGGCGAAGTTTCTTCCCACCTGCAAGCTAAGCTGCTGCGCGTACTGCAGGAACGAAAAGTTCGCCGCTTAGGCAGCAATCGGGAGCAACCCATCAATGTTCGCATCCTCGCCGCTACCAATCGTCCCCTGGAAACTTTGATGGCCCAAGGAACCTTTCGCGAGGATCTGTACTATCGTTTAAATGTCATTCCTCTATTTCTCCCGCCTCTGCGCGAACGCTTAGAAGACATTGATCCCCTTAGCCGCTTCTTTTTACACCGTTTTGCCGCTAAACTCCAAAAAAGCGTACAAGAAATCAGCAGCACCGCCTTGGAAAAGCTCAAACACTATCATTGGCCCGGTAATATCCGCGAATTGGAAAATATCATGGAGCGCGCTTGCAACATCGTCAACGGTCCAGTTCTCTTAAGCGAACATATCTTTTTGCCCTCTGCCACGATTCCCAGTAATATCCAGGCAGCTCCTGCAAAAAAAACACAATCTTTGGCCGCCTCCATGCAAGAAGTAGAAAAAAAACTTCTTGCTGAGGCAATGGGCGAATATCGCAGCGCCCGTCAGCTAGGCCTCGCTTTAGGATTGTCCCATACTGCCATTCTTAAAAAGCTTCGTAAATACGGTCTCTCCGTACCAGGTAGCTCTCATTGAAAGGAAAAACTCAGCACTTTACAAAGAACAGCCTTTGATGGAATGACTTATGCGCAAGCGCTAGCTGCCCGCTAAACAGAAAGTCCCGGATCTGGCCATAGGCCACCCCGGGACTTTTTGTCGCTATTAATACCCGCAATTCACGGTCCAGGTTCCCGGATTTTCCGGATCGTATGGTTCTGCAAGCTGCTTAGTCGCATCGATCAAAGCATCTTCCATCGTCGCAAACCATTCATTAGGGCTGACATACGGATAAGCTGCGCCAGCTGGCTGATAAAAATGGCTTGTGCGATGCCCGAGCCTGCCGTCTCCTGCTTCGACAACTTTGATACCGATGCACTGGCCGCCGATAAACACGCCCCATTCGCCAACTACCCGGCACATGGATTCAATCTTGCCCTCACTGGATAAAGCGATTGCATCTTCCCATTTCATATTGCCTCGTCCTCCTTGTGTAGACTTTATTCAAGAATAGTTTTCTGTTTATTTCGTCTTTTAAATGTCACTTTCCTGCTTCCAGCATCGCTTTATTGAAAAAATCATCGTCTTATCATCTTTTCATAGGCAAAGCAGAACGAAAGTGATATGATAGAAAAAAAGAAAGGAGCGGATTTCGTGTTGCGGTCCTTTTGCATTCTTTTGTATCGCATTATTGCCTTAATCGGCTCCGGCCTGATTATTGGCGGCAACGAATTGATTTTGGTCTTGGATGAGCTTTTGGTGCGTCTAGCGACGTCTCCCACGCCGCGAACCGTTCTAGTATGCTTGTCTTGCTGGGCCTTGTATAAAGCCTGCTGCCGTATCCCTCACCTTATACGCTCCCTTCCCAAGCGGATATCCATCCGTTTAGAATCATGGTGACCTGCAACCTACAACGGTAATGACACGAAACGCAGAGTAACTTAGCAACAGAGGGAAGCAGAGAAATTATTTGCTTATATGGTTCGGTATCTTTAAAAAAGCTAAAGCAAGTGTGTTTGCAAAATCGTACTGCAAACATCCTCGCTTTAGCTTTTTTCCATGCACTGATATTGCTCTGCCGGCCGCTTCTGGTACTCCTGTTGAAAATTCATCCCCCTCTTGCGTCCCCTCAGATTCTCCCGTGACTCCTGTTTAAAATCTAAATCTCCCCATATCACAGCTTTTTTAACAGCTCTTCTTTGACCCGTCCCAGCACTCCTAGCCAGTCTCCGGGCTGCCGTTGCCGAAACAAGCGCATTGTCGGATACCAAGGGGCATCCTCCCGTTGCAATTGCCAGCGCCATTCTGCTATGTAAGGAAGCAACACCCAGGTCTCTTTTCCCATGGCTCCTGCCAAGTGTGCTACTGCCGTATCGGCTGCAATGACCAAGTCCAAATTAGCAATCAACGCCGCTGTTTCCGCAAAATCAGTTAATTCCTCAGAAACATCCCACACGGGATATGCAGCCTTCTGCAATTCCTTAGACCGCGCTCCTTCCTGCAAGCTAACCCACGCAATATCCTGCAATGCAAACAGATCCTGAAAAGCTTGAATCGCCACCGAACGGTTGGCGTCATTTTTATGTTTGGGGTTTCCAGCCCAAACTACGCCTACGCGCAGCTTCTTTCCCTCAGTTGCATGTGCCAGGCGATTGCCCCATACAGCTGACCTTTCCTTTGACGCATATAAATAAGGAACTTGCGCCGGAATGGTCTCTTCTGTGGTATGTAACCAATAAGGCAAGCTCATTAAGGCGCAAGCTACATCATAATTTCCCTCCGGTACGCGATTGCCGCCAACCACACGCATCGCAAAGGAATCGGCTATCAAGCGCTCTACGGGAGTATCCACCCACAAGGTTGTCTCCTCTGCCATCGCTGCTACCATAGGCGCATAACGGGAAAATTGAATAATGTCACCATATCCTTGTTCGCGAAACAGCAATATCTTCTTCCCTTTCAAGTCTTCTCCTTGCCATAAAGGAATAGGAGGCTGAAAATTGCCAAATAACGGCCAGCGCAGCTCATACTTTTCCCAGGCTTTTTCATACTGTCCCCGCGAAAAATAAATCAACCCCAGTGCATAAGCCGCTTCTAGGTACTCCGGCTGAAGGGCCAACGCTTTTTCATGCGCCGCAATCGCTTCTTCTAATCGCCCCAAATCCTGCATGAAGTTTCCCAAATGATAATAGAACAACGCATGATCCGGTTTCACCGCAATTCCTTGCCGCAGACACGCTTCAGCCTCTTCCATCCTGCCGGCATCTTTCAGCAGCAAAAAAAGATTGTTATAGGCGCCTTCGTGCCCCCGCCGCAATTCGATCGCTTTGCGAAAATGAAGCTCCGCTTCCGTAAGTTGCTGCAAATCCGTTAAAACAAGCCCCAGGTTGTTATGCGCTTCCCCATAATTAGGTTGTAGTGCCAAAGCCCGCCGAAACCAAGAACATGCTTCCTCCGGCTTACCGCTGTCTTTTAACGCCAAACCAAGATTGTTGCATGCCTGCGCATAAGCAGGCAGTAAC
The nucleotide sequence above comes from uncultured Anaeromusa sp.. Encoded proteins:
- a CDS encoding tetratricopeptide repeat protein; translation: MESNEYLEQGKKLALAGKYLEAAESFAEAARLEPENAQAVWFLGIALGEAGKLEDAVGALFQATSLQPDFWEAYFYLALCLKGLGRLDGAEACLRKVLSLQPDHAESYNNLGLILSETDQLIEAESCFLLALELTPDSAELCNNYGVLKFKSHLLEEAMQWFRKAIELLPAYAQACNNLGLALKDSGKPEEACSWFRRALALQPNYGEAHNNLGLVLTDLQQLTEAELHFRKAIELRRGHEGAYNNLFLLLKDAGRMEEAEACLRQGIAVKPDHALFYYHLGNFMQDLGRLEEAIAAHEKALALQPEYLEAAYALGLIYFSRGQYEKAWEKYELRWPLFGNFQPPIPLWQGEDLKGKKILLFREQGYGDIIQFSRYAPMVAAMAEETTLWVDTPVERLIADSFAMRVVGGNRVPEGNYDVACALMSLPYWLHTTEETIPAQVPYLYASKERSAVWGNRLAHATEGKKLRVGVVWAGNPKHKNDANRSVAIQAFQDLFALQDIAWVSLQEGARSKELQKAAYPVWDVSEELTDFAETAALIANLDLVIAADTAVAHLAGAMGKETWVLLPYIAEWRWQLQREDAPWYPTMRLFRQRQPGDWLGVLGRVKEELLKKL
- a CDS encoding sigma 54-interacting transcriptional regulator, which gives rise to MRFRLPNVDRVGLVMDISRILAERHINILSMEVDLRVIFLEVQPLSHHAARELAECLLTVPGILDVEMIDLMPHQERSQQIQAMLTSVQDGIIAVDRYGRITQCNPAAEKLLHCPAEEILGKWLEDIFPPSSPLRRTLESGKSYHNEELFFEKVAGHCLATSTPLLDAAGFVSGAMVVLRDIRDVQELVHRLTGPSPFTFAEIIFTSTAMQEVVSQAQTYARSDSTVLIRGETGTGKELIARALHAASPRNAKAFLPVNCAAIPDALLESELFGYEEGSFTGAVKGGKAGLFELAQGGTLFLDEIGEVSSHLQAKLLRVLQERKVRRLGSNREQPINVRILAATNRPLETLMAQGTFREDLYYRLNVIPLFLPPLRERLEDIDPLSRFFLHRFAAKLQKSVQEISSTALEKLKHYHWPGNIRELENIMERACNIVNGPVLLSEHIFLPSATIPSNIQAAPAKKTQSLAASMQEVEKKLLAEAMGEYRSARQLGLALGLSHTAILKKLRKYGLSVPGSSH